From a region of the Besnoitia besnoiti strain Bb-Ger1 chromosome I, whole genome shotgun sequence genome:
- a CDS encoding hypothetical protein (encoded by transcript BESB_009450), producing the protein MWEGSGVAFLCHVEKRPSEDLSELRGSASSHEVSPVEREKRRRRAEGKDHEQQPTNRDCRGFPTGASFFCFERPLVAAGRLFGAAPASRDFEVLQPGNSVQHIHGFLFGGGSVFGLGAVGGLLEFQRKRGVGLPTSAGPIPVCPALGIFDLPPSPPAVPPFPLPLFVTSEDVAAACDAAASVLAATASFATPAEAEHGHQQRRKQAATKKRKLTPTCLPPRVRCFLEPRNPNFAAASPQPCRDPPTVACVISDSPLLPSAFSPPSPSAPPSHASQSSSLASSCPSSSCCGTSPSLALPQRVLESLALSSAASHEPSQTSASPFRSPRQRPRRGWAGAVGAGVGATCGKVAAGGGFSGRQGGWGEAYRERRWRARLREQEPEATGDGRERRGGGGEEEHGARETRETGEGRHKVAAAGEGEPTPPGTKGAPPETLLRVQAFVVVNSFGDVVQGSARSKDGSIALGLQKDGILHSTAELLEEADQELLSTPIQQRNTTLVAVFTNLALERAALSRVSTMAAAGMARAIRPAFSSVDGDAVLVISTGELDVGSTDETTSEIIVGSMAAECVTDAIRQAAGAFLPADLPVKADLTRMTFSVRQSDFFGLTLGDGGSRICQLLY; encoded by the exons ATGTgggaaggcagcggcgtggCGTTTTTGTGCCACGTCGAAAAACGTCCCTCGGAAGATCTGAGCGAGCTCCGAGGCTCGGCCTCGTCTCATGAGGTCTCACCGGTAGAGCGAGAGAAACGTCGGCGGAGAGCAGAAGGGAAAGATCATGAACAGCAGCCGACAAATCGGGACTGCAGGGGCTTTCCGACGGGCGCTTCGTTTTTCTGTTTCGAACGCCCTCTCGTTGCTGCCGGCCGCCTCTTTGGAGCTGCCCCCGCCTCGCGGGACTTTGAGGTACTTCAGCCAG GCAACTCGGTGCAACATATCCACGGCtttctcttcggcggcggcagtgTCTTCGGCCTAGGCGC AGTAGGCGGCCTTCTCGAATTTCAACGAAAGCGAGGCGTCGGACTTCCTACGT CTGCAGGACCAATTCCTGTTTGTCCCGCGCTCGGAATTTTTGActtgccgccttctccgccggctgTCCCTCCATTTCCGCTCCCGCTGTTCGTAACATCTGAAGAtgtcgccgctgcatgcgacgcagccgcgagtGTGCTCGCCGCCACAGCGTCATTCGCGACGCCAGCCGAGGCCGAACACGGTCACCAGCAACGGAGGAAACAGGCAGCGACCAAGAAACGAAAATTAACTCCAActtgtcttccgccgcgtgtTCGCTGTTTCCTTGAGCCCCGTAACCCGAAtttcgctgcggcgtctccccaGCCATGCAGAGACCCCCCGACGGTCGCGTGCGTCATCTCCGAcagtcctcttcttccctcggCGTTCTCCCCTCCATCCCCCTCGGCGCCACCCTCGCACGCGTCCCAGTCGTCTAGTCTCGCGTCCTCGTGCCCCTCGTCTTCGTGTTGCGGCACATCTCCGTCGCTGGCTTTGCCGCAGCGTGTGCTGGAGTCGCTTGCTCTGtcgtctgctgcttcgcACGAACCGTCGCAGACGTCCGCGTCACCTTTCCgttctccgcggcagcgcccccGTCGCGGCTGGGCGGGCGCGGTCGGAGCCGGCGTCGGGGCGACATGCGGGAAAGTTGCAGCGGGCGGAGGCTTCTCGGGGCGCCAGGGAGGCTGGGGTGAGGCGTATCGCGAACGGCGGTGGCGAGCGAGGCTGCGAGAGCAGGAGCCAGAGGCCACTGGGGATGGCCGCgaacgacgcggaggaggaggcgaggaggaacatggcgcgagagagacgagagagacgggcgAGGGCCGACACAaagtcgcggccgccggagaAGGAGAGCCCACGCCGCCTGGGACAAAGGGGGCGCCGCCTGAGACCCTGCTTAGGGTCCAGGCATTTGTCGTCGTCAACAGCTTCGGAGATGTCGTGCAAGGTTCCGCAAGGAGCAAGGACGGAAGTATTGCCCTGGGGCTGCAGAAAGACGGCATTTTGCACTCGACGGCTGAACTCCTCGAGGAGGCTG ATCAAGAGCTCCTGTCAACACCAATTCAGCAACGGAACACGACGCTTGTTGCCGTCTTTACCAACCTGGC GTtggagcgcgcggctctctccaGGGTTTCTACCATGGCTGCCGCTGGGATGGCCCGAGCGATCCGGCCGGCATTCTCTTCCGttgacggcgacgcagtgTTGGTCATTTCCACTGGAGAACTCGACGTCGGGAGCACCGAC GAGACGACATCCGAGATCATCGTGGGAAGCATGGCCGCGGAGTGCGTG ACTGATGCTATCCGACAGGCTGCAGGGGCG TTTCTTCCCGCAGACCTCCCTGTCAAAGCAGATCTGACACGGATGACGTTCTCTGTGCGCCAATCAGATTTCTTCGGCTTGACTTTGGGTGATGGAGGTAGCAGGATTTGCCAGCTGCTATACTAA